A window of Chrysoperla carnea chromosome 3, inChrCarn1.1, whole genome shotgun sequence genomic DNA:
ttttgtatcacttatCACTAGCCTGTTTTTGTTCattcataattcaaaaaagtGTCTCAaactttcgaatttaaaaaagtatacctAAATTTTTAAGCAGATAGAACGAAAGATTGGTTAACCTCAAAAAAGTGACAGAAAGAAAGCAAAAATTGTGAAGCATATTTTAAACTAGGAACACAGAATCAGAACACAGGAAAACACCGCCTTTGacgtgaattttttaaattttgtaaatttcacctaTAAGAGGTATTTGATACACTTCTTTGGatacattttgtattaaaataaaacacagtACCTACATATTTCTTTCTCCTTCTATCAAATGAATACATAAGTGAATAATCATTATTGctctttcattaataaaatcatcaaagtaggttaatttaaacaaacaatttaatgaaataattgaacaaaagtcaataataaactaaaaagtttaaagttgatgaattaaagtataaaatacttAGTATAATAATTGCATTAAACTTTATTGAAGtaagtaaagtaaataaaatatataattataataaaatattatattaaaatgtaaaaatataaaatatttacatttagaggttaaacatcaccgtttgaaaatattttaattaagtatctTGTAATAAATATGGGCCATAAACCACATTTTTATATTCGTGGAATTATCACATTTAAACTATCACCGTTTGAACAAAAAGCATTTTATGGTTTTATACAAcaagatataattaataatctatTGATGATTATCAGGAAATCACCGTTTTGGCTACCACGTAAGTTTTATGAAGGTTCCTAAAAGACGTCACACTTTTTCTGGGAATTTTTGACTACCTACCCTTTGTCACAAATGATCACAGCAGCAAAGACCCTCCCCCTCTTGTCACAAATTAacagtaaataaaacaaaaacttgtttCAAAAGATGGACCTAACAGAAAAATTCTTTTCTCTTGCAGCATTTGCTATAGGCTATGCTGTTATGCAATGGGGTGAGAGAACGAATGCAGCACTTCAGCGTAAAAATCCAAAACaatatgaaaatgataaataaatacgtaattTGTGGAGGAGCACCaaacatattttcgaaaaatatttaaaatgtaattgtattttaaataaatataattgtttgaaactttatatagtttttattaattgtgttGAGAAGAAGTATCGTAAATATCATAAAAGCTGTGTGTTTTCTAGAATCTAGAGCACGTTCGGAGAAAAGAAGATACAACAGATCaaactgaaaatatttgatgaatCTGTGTAACAGTGTGTATGGGCTTCGTTAGGAGTATGtaacatataaatatcaaattaaagatATGAACACACAAACAAGCGTTAGAAATGGCATTAGTATCaaatgtatgtaatatttattaagtacTGATGGTAATAACAATGATTACAACTATAATATGATTGTGAATAAACAATACTGACTAAATCAATTATATAAACAGTACAAAATGTACTAGTTgtttttaaggtgattgtaaacctacattattaaaaaaaaggtttttgcacggtacatacatataaatcaaatgcatgttttgtagtcaagtaaggagttatttttggctttacaattccacgcaactacaaaaatatataatatattgtgtgcaagtgatgcttgtaaatttgataatatagatatcgctcttcaatcatcaatattctaactatagtcgtctctgttgatcaaatgatggatcttcaatgaactcattattaaattaaaattttgtttttacatcatcggcaaccttatatttttatggtattattataaactacaagattgtctaaatatttaagatagtttttttaccacattttctagattttttgttatagaaatatccaattgaacaGGATAACctttatgattcatcattttttcagccaactttgaacgataaaataataataaaaagcccggtgacctagaaagtttttgtgatttttgaaaactttttaataaaaaaattatgtgttaaaaaagttttattgaaatctctagtattGTTAAAGTTTGACCATAActtatttttggcttaatttgagaaaaaaaattatattttctattttgaaataaCATTTGTTTATGATTAAACTTAAGACCCACTGTATAGTCCTGATATTTATATAGTTGAACATATTATGAACAGTTGTTGTTGAGTAGTTCGTTGTATTGTAATTAAGGAAAACAATTCGAACAAATAACACAATACCTACCACTTTTATCATTACATTATAGTTTGTTATATATACAATGTTGTCCACGAATTTAACTATTATGTTATAAGTTACATCatatgaattttcttttaatgaacatttttatttcgttGATTTATTTACCTTTGATAAATTGGAGAAATTATAACGAGTCCAAATTAGCTGGCATTTCTGAACGAAAATCTGCCGTTAGCAGTTTCAGTTTTATAATAGCAATAACAGATGAGAGCCCCTCCCCCTATAAAACTTTGAGAATCCTCTCAGAAAATAGAAAACGATCAGGTACATTTAGAacctttcgaaaaaattaaagcatCTTCTTCAACACATGGGTCTTTCATGTCCCCTTTCCCACACTGATATTCACTTCCTAcgcacttttttttaattctatttactGAAGGATTCGTTAAcgctttgaataaaatttcgcaagtaaaaaaaatgaaaaatatgtttgcAACGTAGATCTGATTTGAATTTACATATGAAACACCCTATATTAGGCATCATATAagtcataaatttttcaataagtcgtaaattttgaaaacaatttacgtttaaaaaacaaaaattttaccttcTTGGCGTAAGCTAGTTCTAATGAATGATGCAATTAcctgtaacaaaacaaaaaaataaatgtaatttgtattattaCTAGAATAATTATGCaggaaaataataatgtattttctaGGTACCAAGCCTAccaaatttttaacccccgaactaaaaaaagggtaaAAGTTTGAccattatgtatgtgtgtcgtTCTGTCTGTGATATATTAGTTCATTCAATGTCGTGATTACCATATTTTGACCATAGGAACAATTGTTCATCAATTTCTTACATAAtactacaaatataaaattacacagTATCGAATGtgtgtattttataaacattaacttattattattgttatatggCAATAGAAATAACCATAATACATATGCTGT
This region includes:
- the LOC123296656 gene encoding cytochrome b-c1 complex subunit 8-like, producing the protein MGHKPHFYIRGIITFKLSPFEQKAFYGFIQQDIINNLLMIIRKSPFWLPPFAIGYAVMQWGERTNAALQRKNPKQYENDK